CCCCGGTTCGAGCCCGGGCGGAATCACGATTCAGAAAGAATTACgtcctttctttttgcttGAACTATCTAAATCTGTTAGCATACTAACTCTGAGACACATGGCCGGCAAGGTGGACCATCGATCGCAGGGAAGTCGTCATATCTTTTGTAAATGCCATACGCCGAGGCCGTGTCGGGACTTGTCTTCATTTCACTTGGCTCTGCGATGCTCCGAGTTGGAGATCGCTGAGTGCTGATTGGCTTGTCAGGCTCGACCAACAATTCACCGCGCGGCGAGACGGAGATCCGAGCTAAAATCCCGTCATCAACCGAGCGCAGATCTACTACAGACTACGGGATATGTCCCGGCTTTAAGGCTCGGCGAGAGAATGCTTGTAGAGTACGCTAACTAGTAAAACACCGCCTAGAACCGAGAAAGACATGATAAAGCCCCGATGCTCTGGTGTATATAGATAGGAACAGGAAAGGCGCCAAAGAAATGGGGTAGATGAGTATGCCATCGATCAGACGAAAGTCATCACAAGAAGCTCCTGAAAATCCAAGTCGAACGAcaatcaagatgatgaacaATCTAACGACGAACCACTCCTCAATTCTATCTCCTGGGCCTGAAGAAAAAATGCCCCGAGATACAGCCCCACAAGACTCCGATGGGCTCTCCCTCAAGCCTGTTGGAGCGCCCAGCCCTCCTCCGAATGGTGGCCCCAGAGCCTGGTTGAACGTCCTTGGAAGTTTCATGCTCTACTTCAACACTTGGGGGATTCTCAACACCTTCGGAGCCTATCAAACATACTACGAGTCTGGAGAGCTCTTCGATGCGAGTTCCTCGGAGATATCCTGGGTCGGATCGATCGCTGCCTTTTTACTGCTGTTTGTTGGAATATTCGTTGGTCCCGTCTTCGACCGTGGCTACCTGCgaactcttcttctcgtagGCAGCTTCATGGTCGTCTTTGGCCACATGATGCTCAGTCTCTGCGATTCCCTCTGGCAAGTTCTACTGGCCCAAGGCTTCGTCATAGGCATTGGGGCCGGGTGTCTGTTTGTCCCCTGCGTCGCCATCATACCTCAATACTTCAGCACAAGGATGGGGACTGCCTTGGGAATTGCTGCGTCTGGATCCGCCCTGGGTGGAGTCATCTATCCCATCGTTCTCTATCGGCTCATCGGCGAGATTGGGTTCCCCTGGGCTACTCGCGTCATCGGCTTCATCGTTTTGGGTACCCTCTTGATACCCATTGTTACCATGAGACTTCGAGTCCAACCCCCAAAGATCAGAGCCATGGTCGACATGACCGCCTTCA
This region of Fusarium keratoplasticum isolate Fu6.1 chromosome 7, whole genome shotgun sequence genomic DNA includes:
- a CDS encoding MFS domain-containing protein, with protein sequence MMNNLTTNHSSILSPGPEEKMPRDTAPQDSDGLSLKPVGAPSPPPNGGPRAWLNVLGSFMLYFNTWGILNTFGAYQTYYESGELFDASSSEISWVGSIAAFLLLFVGIFVGPVFDRGYLRTLLLVGSFMVVFGHMMLSLCDSLWQVLLAQGFVIGIGAGCLFVPCVAIIPQYFSTRMGTALGIAASGSALGGVIYPIVLYRLIGEIGFPWATRVIGFIVLGTLLIPIVTMRLRVQPPKIRAMVDMTAFTDISYMAFVLNSLLAYMGLFVIFFYLSYYAAAEHITDDSLAFYLVPIFNAASVFGRTIPNKLADKIGPFNLLAPFSCVSGALMLCMMAVHSKGAVIVLAILSGFMSGALIGLPPICLAVLTKDKSRLGTRIGMGYAIIALGVLISGPSGGAILSGNGNTLHWHNLWTFGGVPICLSGLGYAAIRVSIYGAKVRVKA